TTGCGCCGTCCGACCACTTCCCGCCCGATGCCGATGATCTTCGCGTGTCCCGTCTCGACGTAGCGGCGGACATAGTCGTCGTGCTCGGTGTGCATGGGCTCCGGCATGAGCATCTTCACGTTGCGGCCGACCATTTCGGGCGTGTCGTAACCGAACAGGGTTCGCGCGGCCGGGTTCACGGAATGAATCGTGCCGTGCTCATCGATGATGATGATGCCGTCGACCGCCGTGTCCACGATGGCCCGCGAATGGGCCTCGGAGCGCTCGATATCGCGCACCTCGCGATCGAGCCTCCGGATCGTGGGGAGAAAGACGAAGAGAGCGGTCAGAAGCAAAACGGCGAGCGTCGATCCGAGCACCCAGCCGTTGCGCCGTTTGAGCCCCGCCAGGTGGCCCTCGGCGTCTTTCTGCCGTTCGTGCGTGAAGTGTTCGAGTGCTTGAAGCAGCGTCTTTTCACTCGCGGTGGCCATCAGGCGGCGCAGCAGCGGTTGATGGGGCGTGAGTTTTTCCTCCGGGGTGTTGCTCCACGATCTTGCGTCGTCAAGGTAGCTATGCAACCGCCGGTCGAGATCCGCGGGGGGCTGAAAAAAGATGGCGCGGGCTTTCTCCGGCAGGGCGACGGGAAAAGCGGACTCGCCCCTATCATGCACGAGACCGGCATGGGAGGTCTCCATGTCCTTGACGGCATCGCGGAGGGCCCCGCGGAGGATGCTCTTTTCCTCCGGATCGGTTTCGAATCCAAGCTGCTGGGCGAGAAGTCCGACCCTCTCCACCAGCATGCGTTGGCGGCCGCAAGCATTGATGACCGCCGAATGCAGCTCGCCCGCCCGCGTGTAGTCCCGCATGATCACATAGTTGGAGCCCGCCAGAAGCGTGAGAACGGCCAGGGCGAGGAGGGATCGGAGCGTCAGTCCTCGTGTGGAAGGCCTCCGTGCCGCAGGCATCGGATTCACTGCTCCGAAAACCGGTAGCCCACGCCGCGCACGGTCTCGATCCGGTCGCCATATGTCCCCAACTTCTCCCGCAGACGGGTGATGTACATGTCCACCGTTCGGGTGAAGACGTCCGCATTGATCCCCCAGACCTTGTCGAGCAGTTCTTCTCTGGAGGTCACCTTCCCCCGGTGCTGAACGAGAAACGTCAGGAGACGGAATTCCGTTGCCGTGAGGGTGAGGGATGCGCCGTCGAGCGTCGCTCGGTGAGCGCCGACGTCGATGGCCAGCCCGTCGGCTTGCACCAAAGTGGCCGCCTCGTCCGGTGACGTCCGACGAAGAATGGCACGGACCCGCAGGATGATCTCCCGGGGGCTGAACGGCTTGGTCACGTAATCGTCCGCGCCGAGTTCGAAGGCGGCCACCTTGTCCGCTTCGTCCGCGCTCCCGGTGAGCATCAGGATGGGGATGCGCGAGGTCGCTTCCTCTTTCCGAAGTTGGCGGCAGACTTCCACTCCCGACAGGTCGCCGAGCTTGAGGTCGAGGATCATGAGATCCGGCGGGCGTTGGCGCGCCTGATCGAGGGCGGATCTCCCATCCACCGATTCCCGGACTTCAAAACCGGCCTGGGTAAGGGTTTCCCTGAGGAGCTGAACGATCCTTTTCTCATCGTCGACGACGAGTACCGTTTGTTTGGACTCGACAACCATAACTGGGAATTCCCCTCCTGCCTCCCTGTTCGGGAGAGAGGCATGTGGGGATTCGCAGCCCGGGTCAGGCCCCCCTTTTTACCATTTTTTTACATTCGATTGAAAATCCTGTGATGCGTCTCCCGGATAATCCCTGCGTGAAACAAGGTTGGTTCCACGGCACGGCGGTCACGAGGACCGACGAAGTCGCAAACGAAGGGAGATGGCCATGACGACGTGTGAAGCATGCCCCGCAACGAAGGACTGCTTTTTCTCAAGCGCCGATCCGAAGGTGCAATCGACTCTCGGTCGTCACCTGGTGCGAAACAAATACAAGAAGGGACAAGTTCTCATTTACGACGGGATGAAGCCGCATGGCGTCTTTGTCGTCTGCGAAGGGAAGACGAAAGCCTACAAGGCGGATGAATCGGGACACCAGCTTGTATTGCGGTTCGACGGTCCCGGTTCGCTGGTTGGGTCCAGAGCATTGGTCTCGGGTGTGCCCTACATGAAGACGATTGAAGTGGCGGACGACTCGCTCATCGGATTCCTGGACCGGGACATCTTTCTGACGCTGATCCGGATGGACCAGGAACTGGCCTTGCGTCTGATGCGGGGCCTGGCCCGACAGTTGGGCGATGCCGAAGACAAGGCGCTCAAGATGGCCTTCCACGGGGCGCACCGGCGAATCGCTGAGCTGCTCCAAGTGGGCAGGCCCGGTGTGGTGGAACGGCAAAACGGCTCGGGTCGAACTGTTTCGCTTCCCCGAAGACAGGACCTGGCCGAAATGGCCGGGCTCGCATTGGAAACGACGATCCGAACGCTCAAGCGGATGGAGGCCAATCAAGTCATTCGCATGAAGGGAAGACAGATCACGATATTGGATCCCCAGAAGCTGGAGGCGCTCGCGGCAGCCGCGTGATGGAAAGCACCTAGCGTTCAGCTCTCAGCCGTCAGCCTCGGATCAGGAGGGGGATACGAGCCACGAGCACCTCCCGACGGATCGACGATTCCGTCGCGTCGTCGACCGTTCCCTGTCCGGAAGCTGAAAGCTGACTGCTGAAGGCTGAACGCTTGGACGATATGAGGTCTCTCAACCGAATTCTACTCGCCACTGATTTCAGTGATGGCGCGGGCGGCGCTCTAAAACAGGCCATTGTTCTCGGCCGCGCGTTCGGGGCGGAGGTCCATCTCATGCACGCCCTCCACCACAGTGTTCCCGAACTGGAGCGTGCCGGTCAGAAGGCGGTGCTCCAGATGCTCTGGGGGATGCAAACGGAGATCGAAAAAGCGGGAGTGAAGGCGGCCAAGGAACCGCTCGTCATGTTCGGGCGCCCGTCCGATTGCATCCTGAATACCGCCGATGAACGGACGGCCGGCCTGATTCTGATCGGCGCGCGCCAGCGGAAAGAGTTGGGACGATTTCCCCTGGGAACGACCGCCGAGAAAGTCATCCGGAGATCGCTGAAGCCCGTCTGGGTGGTGCGACCGGATGGAAGAGAGCGTCCGGAGAAGATTCTGTGTGCCGTGGATTTTTCGGATCCCTCCAGGAATGCGTTGGTCCACGCGATCCAGCTCTGCCGCGTCATGGGTGCGAGTCTGATCCTGTTGAACGTTTTGAGCGCCGAAGCTCCGTATCCCCGGATACCGGATCTGGGTCTCGTTCCCCTCCCGCCGGGAGACACGGCGGACGACCGCGGAAAGCGGCTGGCGGAGTTTCTGTCACCCCTTGGGCCGGCGGGTCTACACGTGGAGTTGAAAGTGGTCTTGGGAACCCCCCACGAAGCCATCCTGCACGCCGCGGAGGAATCCAAATGCGACTTGCTGGTGTTGGGATGCGTGGGACGCTCCGGACTGAGCCGGATCTTGATGGGCAATACGGCGGAGAAGGTTGTTCGGGAAGTGCCGTGTTCGCTCCTGACCGTTCGCGAGGCGGATGGTGCGCCGATCGGCCTCGAGGGAGAGCTTGTGGATGCGGAGACGCATTTCCGGCGCGGGCGGGATCTGGCCGAGAAAGGTTTTTTCGAGGAGGCCCTTCGCCAGCTCGGCCTCTGCCTTGCCGTGGACCCCTATTTCTCCTCCGCGTACGACGTGCAGGCGGATGTCCACCAGAAGTTGGGCCACGGGCCTATCGCCCGTGTTCTTCGCGAGCAGGCCCGAATCAGCCGGGAGAACAGGGGAGCGAAAGTCTAGCCCCTCCCTTCCGCCACTCCCCCCGCATTCCGCGCCCCGTGTCGACTTGGGCCCGGGGTCATGGTATCGGGGGAATTCCGATGGACATGCATCCGGCCAGGACATGATCAGGCTGTGGAGTGGCGCGACTCGCGGCCCGGCGGGGTCCACCGTCTCCGGTGCCTCCCCGGCCCGAAGAGCTCTCCTCCGCGGAGGATTCGGCCTGATTCTTCTGGCCGGATGCGATCTCCTGGCTTGGCTTCTCCTCGCGGTGTCGGCGAGATTCGGCGTGGTCTATCGGCCCATCTCCGATTTCCGGCTTCTCGAAGAGGATCGACGGGCCGTCGTTCGGCTTCTCGCGGATGGGACCACCTATCTTGTCCACAGCCCGAGCCTGGGATGGAGCATCCGCCCGCAGGCCGCGACGCCGGACGGAATGTATCGGGCGAACTCGCAGGGGATACGGGCGGGCCGGGAGTACACGGCCCGCCCACCCCACGGCCTCACCCGAATCTCGGCCTACGGAGATTCGTTTGTCCACGGGGATGAAGTCGGCTTCGACGATACGTGGGAGGCCGAGTTGATGCGTCTCGATCCGCGCCTGGAGGCGTTGAACTTCGGCGTGATGGGATTCGGATCGGACCAGGCCTTCCTTCGGTATCGGGAAGAACGAACGAGGTTTCAATCGCAAGTGGTCCTGATCGGCTACATGTCCGAGAACATCCAGCGGACCGTAAACGTGTTCCGGGCGTTCTACACGCCGGGATACGG
The window above is part of the Nitrospirota bacterium genome. Proteins encoded here:
- a CDS encoding response regulator, whose protein sequence is MVVESKQTVLVVDDEKRIVQLLRETLTQAGFEVRESVDGRSALDQARQRPPDLMILDLKLGDLSGVEVCRQLRKEEATSRIPILMLTGSADEADKVAAFELGADDYVTKPFSPREIILRVRAILRRTSPDEAATLVQADGLAIDVGAHRATLDGASLTLTATEFRLLTFLVQHRGKVTSREELLDKVWGINADVFTRTVDMYITRLREKLGTYGDRIETVRGVGYRFSEQ
- a CDS encoding Crp/Fnr family transcriptional regulator, encoding MTTCEACPATKDCFFSSADPKVQSTLGRHLVRNKYKKGQVLIYDGMKPHGVFVVCEGKTKAYKADESGHQLVLRFDGPGSLVGSRALVSGVPYMKTIEVADDSLIGFLDRDIFLTLIRMDQELALRLMRGLARQLGDAEDKALKMAFHGAHRRIAELLQVGRPGVVERQNGSGRTVSLPRRQDLAEMAGLALETTIRTLKRMEANQVIRMKGRQITILDPQKLEALAAAA
- a CDS encoding universal stress protein; amino-acid sequence: MDDMRSLNRILLATDFSDGAGGALKQAIVLGRAFGAEVHLMHALHHSVPELERAGQKAVLQMLWGMQTEIEKAGVKAAKEPLVMFGRPSDCILNTADERTAGLILIGARQRKELGRFPLGTTAEKVIRRSLKPVWVVRPDGRERPEKILCAVDFSDPSRNALVHAIQLCRVMGASLILLNVLSAEAPYPRIPDLGLVPLPPGDTADDRGKRLAEFLSPLGPAGLHVELKVVLGTPHEAILHAAEESKCDLLVLGCVGRSGLSRILMGNTAEKVVREVPCSLLTVREADGAPIGLEGELVDAETHFRRGRDLAEKGFFEEALRQLGLCLAVDPYFSSAYDVQADVHQKLGHGPIARVLREQARISRENRGAKV